A region from the Streptomyces sp. 3214.6 genome encodes:
- a CDS encoding S41 family peptidase, with amino-acid sequence MSGRDLFCQPRRFGRGAALTLVFASVLVAGAATGSLPQELGGGRRSAGAAGSVTPSTAPAGHFEDVTRAAEEAAADGKSPMEAAERAVSRSGDRWAAVYSEGEYEEFEKSLDGRYTGVGLEARRERDGRIEVTKVQSGSPAAEAGLRAGDWLSSVDGRPVDGLPVTDVVSLLRGDAKDASAGTTVRLGLRRGTRAWSETLRRALLSTDSVTVHRLADGITVITVAAFTKGVGDSVRTAVRRAPADAGIVLDLRGNSGGLVTEAVTAASAFLDGGLVATYDVDGEQRALHAEAGGDTTRPLVAVVDGGTMSAAELLTGALQDRGRAVVVGSRTFGKGSVQMPNRLPDGSVAELTVGHYRTPAGHSVDGHGITPDLEADTGALKRAEAVLSGLGDGS; translated from the coding sequence ATGTCAGGCCGAGACCTGTTCTGTCAGCCCCGCCGTTTCGGCCGCGGGGCCGCCCTGACATTGGTGTTCGCGAGCGTCCTCGTCGCCGGTGCGGCGACCGGCTCGCTGCCGCAGGAACTGGGCGGCGGGCGCAGGAGCGCGGGCGCCGCGGGCAGTGTGACCCCCTCCACCGCCCCCGCCGGACACTTCGAGGACGTGACGCGGGCCGCCGAGGAGGCCGCAGCCGACGGCAAGTCCCCGATGGAGGCCGCCGAGCGTGCCGTCAGCCGCAGCGGGGACCGTTGGGCGGCCGTCTACTCCGAGGGCGAGTACGAGGAGTTCGAGAAGTCCCTCGACGGCCGGTACACCGGCGTCGGCCTGGAGGCGCGGCGCGAGCGGGACGGCCGCATCGAGGTCACCAAGGTGCAGTCCGGCTCACCCGCCGCCGAAGCCGGACTCCGCGCGGGCGACTGGCTGAGCAGTGTCGACGGGCGGCCCGTGGACGGGCTCCCGGTCACCGACGTCGTCTCCTTACTGCGCGGCGACGCCAAGGACGCGTCCGCCGGCACCACCGTCCGGCTCGGTCTGCGGCGCGGCACGCGCGCGTGGAGCGAGACCCTGCGCCGGGCCCTGCTGTCCACGGACTCCGTCACCGTGCACCGGCTCGCCGACGGCATCACCGTCATCACCGTCGCCGCGTTCACCAAGGGCGTCGGCGACAGCGTGCGCACCGCCGTCCGCCGGGCGCCGGCCGACGCCGGGATCGTCCTGGATCTGCGCGGCAACTCCGGCGGCCTGGTCACCGAGGCCGTCACCGCCGCCTCCGCGTTCCTCGACGGCGGCCTCGTCGCCACCTACGACGTCGACGGCGAGCAGCGCGCGCTGCACGCCGAGGCCGGCGGCGACACCACCAGACCCCTGGTCGCGGTCGTCGACGGCGGCACGATGAGCGCGGCCGAGCTGCTCACCGGCGCCCTCCAGGACCGCGGTCGCGCGGTCGTCGTGGGCTCCCGCACCTTCGGCAAGGGCTCGGTCCAGATGCCGAACCGGCTGCCCGACGGCTCGGTCGCCGAGCTCACCGTCGGCCACTACCGCACCCCCGCCGGCCACAGCGTCGACGGCCACGGCATCACCCCTGACCTGGAAGCGGACACCGGGGCGCTGAAGCGCGCGGAGGCCGTGCTGAGCGGTCTCGGGGACGGTTCGTAA
- the ftsE gene encoding cell division ATP-binding protein FtsE — protein MIRFDNVSKVYPKQTRPALRDVSLEVEKGEFVFLVGSSGSGKSTFLRLVLREERTSHGQVHVLGKDLARLSNWKVPQMRRQLGTVFQDFRLLPNKTVAENVAFAQEVIGKSKGEIRKSVPQVLDLVGLGGKEDRMPGELSGGEQQRVAIARAFVNRPKLLIADEPTGNLDPQTSVGIMKLLDRINRTGTTVLMATHDQNIVDQMRKRVIELEQGRLVRDQARGVYGYQH, from the coding sequence GTGATCCGATTCGACAACGTCTCCAAGGTCTACCCCAAGCAGACCCGCCCCGCACTCAGGGATGTCTCCCTGGAGGTGGAGAAGGGCGAGTTCGTGTTCCTCGTGGGATCCTCCGGCTCCGGAAAGTCCACCTTCCTGCGGCTGGTCCTGCGCGAGGAGCGCACCAGCCACGGCCAGGTGCACGTCCTGGGCAAGGACCTCGCGCGCCTGTCCAACTGGAAGGTGCCGCAGATGCGCCGCCAGCTGGGGACGGTGTTCCAGGACTTCCGGCTGCTGCCCAACAAGACGGTGGCGGAGAACGTCGCCTTCGCGCAGGAGGTCATCGGCAAGTCGAAGGGCGAGATCCGCAAGTCCGTGCCGCAGGTGCTCGACCTCGTCGGGCTGGGCGGCAAGGAGGACCGGATGCCCGGTGAGCTCTCCGGTGGTGAGCAGCAGCGCGTCGCCATCGCGCGTGCCTTCGTGAACCGGCCCAAGCTGCTGATCGCCGACGAGCCCACCGGCAACCTCGACCCGCAGACCTCCGTCGGCATCATGAAGCTGCTCGACCGGATCAACCGGACGGGAACGACCGTGCTGATGGCCACGCACGACCAGAACATCGTGGACCAGATGCGCAAGCGCGTCATCGAGCTGGAGCAGGGCCGCCTCGTCCGCGACCAGGCGCGCGGCGTCTACGGCTACCAGCACTGA
- the smpB gene encoding SsrA-binding protein SmpB, producing the protein MSKGMYVPKESQPKQGGAAASGKVKDGKRKIVAQNKKARHDYAIIDVYEAGLVLTGTEVKSLRQGRASLTDGFVQIEGNEAWLHAAHIPEYSQGSWTNHSARRKRKLLLHREEIDKLAVKSEETGHTIVPLALYFKDGRAKAEIALARGKKEYDKRQTLREKQDRRETDRAIAAAKRKQRHA; encoded by the coding sequence ATGAGCAAGGGAATGTACGTACCGAAGGAGTCCCAGCCGAAGCAGGGTGGGGCGGCCGCGTCCGGCAAGGTCAAGGACGGCAAGCGGAAGATCGTCGCGCAGAACAAGAAGGCCCGGCACGACTACGCGATCATCGACGTCTACGAGGCCGGGCTCGTCCTCACCGGCACCGAGGTGAAGTCGCTGCGCCAGGGCCGGGCCTCGCTGACCGACGGCTTCGTCCAGATCGAGGGGAACGAGGCGTGGCTGCACGCCGCCCACATCCCCGAGTACAGCCAGGGCAGCTGGACCAACCACTCCGCGCGCCGCAAGCGCAAGCTGCTGCTGCACCGCGAGGAGATCGACAAGCTGGCGGTGAAGTCGGAGGAGACGGGCCACACGATCGTGCCCCTCGCCCTGTACTTCAAGGACGGCCGGGCGAAGGCCGAGATCGCGCTGGCGCGCGGCAAGAAGGAGTACGACAAGCGTCAGACCCTGCGCGAGAAGCAGGACCGCCGGGAGACGGACCGGGCGATCGCGGCGGCGAAGCGGAAGCAGCGGCACGCGTAG
- a CDS encoding LPXTG cell wall anchor domain-containing protein, with the protein MGSSALTDTSEAAAQGGGKELAETGAGQTMFLLIGAATMIAGGIGFRVLPRLVEGRGGAAA; encoded by the coding sequence GTGGGCAGCTCCGCGCTGACCGACACCTCCGAAGCGGCCGCGCAGGGCGGTGGCAAGGAGCTCGCCGAGACCGGTGCCGGACAGACCATGTTCCTGCTCATCGGCGCCGCCACGATGATCGCCGGCGGCATCGGCTTCCGCGTGCTGCCGCGCCTCGTGGAGGGCCGCGGCGGGGCCGCTGCCTGA
- the ftsX gene encoding permease-like cell division protein FtsX yields MRAQFVLSEIGVGLRRNLTMTFAVVVSVALSLALFGGSLLMSDQVSTMKGYWYDKVNVSIFLCNKSDAESDPNCAKGAVTADQKKQIKSDLDKMGVVEKVTYESQDEAYKHYKEQFGDSPLASSLTPDQMQESYRIKLKDPEKYQVIATAFDGRDGVQSVQDQKGILDNLFGLLNGMNWAARAVMALMLVVALMLIVNTVRVSAFSRRRETGIMRLVGASGFYIQAPFIAEAAVAGLIGGTVACGFLVIARYFIIDNGLALSEKLNLINFIGWDAVLTKLPLILATSLLMPALAAFFALRKYLKV; encoded by the coding sequence ATGCGCGCCCAGTTCGTACTGTCGGAGATCGGTGTGGGTCTCCGCCGCAACCTGACGATGACCTTCGCCGTCGTCGTCTCCGTCGCCCTGTCCCTGGCGCTCTTCGGCGGGTCGCTCCTGATGAGCGACCAGGTCAGCACGATGAAGGGCTACTGGTACGACAAGGTCAACGTCTCGATCTTCCTCTGCAACAAGAGTGACGCCGAGTCGGACCCCAACTGCGCCAAGGGTGCGGTCACCGCGGACCAGAAGAAGCAGATCAAGTCCGACCTGGACAAGATGGGCGTCGTCGAGAAGGTGACGTACGAGTCGCAGGACGAGGCCTACAAGCACTACAAGGAGCAGTTCGGCGACTCCCCGCTGGCCAGCTCCCTCACGCCGGACCAGATGCAGGAGTCGTACCGCATCAAGCTGAAGGACCCGGAGAAGTACCAGGTCATCGCGACCGCCTTCGACGGGCGGGACGGCGTGCAGTCGGTGCAGGACCAGAAGGGCATCCTGGACAACCTCTTCGGGCTGCTCAACGGCATGAACTGGGCGGCGCGGGCGGTGATGGCGCTGATGCTGGTGGTCGCGCTGATGCTGATCGTCAACACCGTGCGTGTCTCGGCCTTCAGCCGGCGGCGCGAGACGGGCATCATGCGGCTCGTCGGCGCCTCCGGGTTCTACATCCAGGCGCCGTTCATCGCCGAGGCCGCGGTCGCCGGACTCATCGGCGGGACGGTCGCCTGCGGATTCCTGGTGATCGCCCGGTACTTCATCATCGACAACGGCCTGGCCCTCTCCGAGAAGCTGAACCTGATCAACTTCATCGGCTGGGACGCCGTGTTGACGAAGCTCCCGCTCATCCTCGCCACCAGCCTGCTGATGCCCGCTTTGGCCGCTTTCTTCGCTCTGCGCAAGTACCTGAAGGTGTGA